A single Carnobacterium alterfunditum DSM 5972 DNA region contains:
- the yqeK gene encoding bis(5'-nucleosyl)-tetraphosphatase (symmetrical) YqeK, with translation MENKKNSLVYSKKYVSLTRDKLIQIIQSQMSRERFQHVLGVEQVAVQLAEKFGVSTEAASIAALTHDYAKERSDKEMQELIFSEKLNLEWLDYGSNIWHGPLGAVLVERELGISNPDILNAIRHHTIGAEKMTLLEQVIYVADYIEPGRNFPGVERARVLAAENLQEAVRYETKRILQHLIEQNRKIYPKTIATYNKWVANS, from the coding sequence ATGGAAAATAAAAAAAATTCATTAGTATATTCAAAAAAATACGTTTCTCTGACAAGAGATAAATTGATTCAGATTATTCAAAGTCAAATGAGCCGAGAACGATTTCAACATGTCCTAGGTGTAGAGCAAGTTGCTGTTCAGTTGGCAGAAAAATTTGGAGTATCAACAGAAGCTGCTAGTATTGCTGCTCTGACCCATGATTATGCTAAAGAACGTAGTGATAAAGAAATGCAAGAGTTGATTTTTAGCGAAAAATTAAATCTAGAATGGCTTGATTATGGAAGCAACATTTGGCACGGTCCTTTAGGAGCTGTCTTAGTTGAACGAGAATTAGGTATCTCAAATCCAGATATTTTGAATGCTATTAGACATCATACAATAGGTGCTGAAAAGATGACTTTGTTAGAACAAGTGATCTACGTCGCAGATTATATCGAACCTGGCAGGAATTTTCCAGGTGTTGAACGTGCACGGGTGCTTGCAGCAGAGAATTTACAAGAAGCCGTTCGTTATGAAACAAAACGAATATTGCAACATTTAATTGAGCAAAACAGAAAAATTTATCCAAAAACAATTGCTACTTATAATAAATGGGTAGCAAATTCTTAG
- a CDS encoding class I SAM-dependent DNA methyltransferase has protein sequence MSYQTFAQVYDAIMDETLYDRWGEFVDSQLLDNKPPLLELACGTGALAVALSKRGYDVTGLDLSENMLSLANERAMVEQVNLPLIQADMMDLSEVGQFGAVTCFSDSLCYMPDEEAVLKVFQQVYNVLTENGTFLFDVHSIYQTDVVFPGYMFNDQSEGISFLWKSYAGEKAHSVEHDLTFFVYDEELDLYDRYDETHKERTYSLEQYKSMLSKAGFSSIKASADFGESEITEESPRWFFICTK, from the coding sequence ATGAGTTATCAAACATTTGCACAGGTCTATGATGCCATTATGGATGAAACTCTTTACGATCGATGGGGAGAATTTGTGGATAGTCAGCTTTTAGATAATAAGCCGCCATTATTGGAACTTGCTTGTGGGACTGGAGCTTTGGCTGTAGCACTTTCTAAAAGAGGCTATGACGTAACAGGGCTAGATTTATCTGAAAACATGTTGAGTTTAGCTAATGAACGAGCTATGGTCGAGCAAGTAAACTTACCTTTGATTCAAGCAGACATGATGGATCTGTCTGAAGTTGGTCAATTTGGAGCTGTTACTTGTTTTTCAGATTCACTTTGTTATATGCCTGATGAAGAGGCCGTATTAAAAGTTTTCCAGCAAGTGTACAATGTATTAACAGAAAATGGAACATTTCTGTTTGATGTTCATTCAATTTATCAAACAGATGTAGTGTTTCCTGGTTACATGTTTAATGACCAATCAGAAGGAATTAGTTTTTTATGGAAAAGTTATGCGGGTGAAAAAGCCCATTCTGTTGAACATGATTTAACTTTCTTTGTATACGATGAAGAATTAGATCTTTATGACCGTTACGATGAAACACATAAAGAACGGACATATTCATTAGAACAGTATAAAAGTATGCTCTCAAAAGCTGGTTTTTCTTCAATTAAAGCAAGTGCTGATTTTGGAGAGTCAGAAATAACAGAGGAAAGCCCACGATGGTTTTTTATTTGTACCAAATAA
- a CDS encoding YceD family protein, translated as MKWSLNELQKYRNQPLVFSETVDLKKPLMNREKELMDVSPIDLEGTLIVHEKEILLHMVVSLNVTLPSARSLKPVLFPMSIRIDEIYIPPSVTPGSKIDNEEETVILLDKDMIDLTDAIIDAVLLNLPLQVFTQEEIEGQEMPSGNDWLVVSEDEYISDLETQKSETEDPRFAGLKDLFKDESDNQK; from the coding sequence ATGAAATGGTCATTAAACGAATTGCAAAAATACCGCAATCAACCGTTAGTTTTCTCGGAAACTGTTGACTTAAAAAAGCCGTTGATGAATCGAGAAAAAGAATTAATGGATGTTTCTCCGATTGATTTGGAAGGAACGCTCATTGTTCATGAAAAAGAAATCTTGCTTCATATGGTTGTTTCATTAAATGTGACACTACCCTCTGCAAGATCATTAAAACCAGTTTTGTTCCCTATGTCTATTAGAATAGATGAAATATATATTCCGCCTTCTGTTACACCTGGTTCTAAAATAGATAATGAGGAAGAAACAGTCATTCTTTTAGATAAAGATATGATTGATCTGACTGATGCTATAATAGATGCTGTTTTGTTGAATCTCCCATTGCAAGTCTTTACGCAAGAGGAGATAGAAGGACAAGAAATGCCTAGTGGAAATGATTGGCTGGTCGTTTCTGAAGATGAATACATTTCAGATTTAGAAACACAGAAATCAGAAACTGAAGATCCGCGTTTTGCTGGTTTGAAAGATTTATTTAAAGATGAATCTGATAATCAGAAATAA
- a CDS encoding IS1380 family transposase produces MAILHENRLLFNSNISVSHSGGNLSSDSGLILVKEFMHTINFSNILKQNLIINDNRLYHKHTNQAIIEQIIFQLIGGYQTDSSADILSKDPIFQSLLAKEQLASQPSISRFWDRLNQENIFQLQEVNQILLDKVRTARNTTEMIFDLDSTHSDTFGNQENSNYNAHYQTNGYHPLVAFEGLTGDLLKAELRSGNVYTSNGVADFVQPLFDHYQETVPVSSILVRADSGFATPELYELCEERRNFYVIRLKSNRKLGKIAEQFISIDDQHDWYRKEVHYASVLYQAKSWSHSRRVCIKSTREATELIARHEFIVTNLSEDISAEAVFQTYSKRGTMENYIKEAKNGFYFDKTDSPRFLENHARMMVSVLAYNMVNFMRTLCFTKETKGFQVSTIRLFLFKVAGKLVHSGRKTSLKLSSSHVYQKLFRKILWNIQHFKWE; encoded by the coding sequence ATGGCAATTTTACATGAAAATCGGTTACTTTTCAATTCAAACATTTCGGTATCACATTCTGGTGGTAATTTATCCTCAGATTCCGGGTTAATATTAGTTAAGGAGTTTATGCACACCATTAATTTTTCTAATATTTTAAAACAAAACCTCATCATTAATGATAATCGACTTTATCATAAACATACTAATCAGGCGATAATTGAACAAATTATTTTTCAATTGATTGGTGGCTATCAAACAGATTCTTCGGCTGACATTTTATCAAAAGATCCCATTTTCCAGAGCCTATTAGCTAAAGAACAACTTGCTTCACAACCGTCTATTTCTCGCTTTTGGGATCGGTTAAATCAAGAAAATATTTTCCAATTGCAAGAAGTCAATCAAATCCTGCTTGATAAAGTACGGACTGCACGTAATACAACTGAGATGATTTTTGATTTAGACTCAACTCATTCGGATACCTTCGGGAATCAAGAAAATTCGAATTATAACGCTCATTACCAAACGAATGGCTATCATCCGCTAGTTGCCTTTGAAGGCTTGACCGGTGATTTATTGAAAGCAGAACTTCGTTCTGGTAACGTGTACACATCCAATGGTGTGGCAGATTTTGTCCAACCACTTTTTGACCATTATCAAGAAACCGTACCTGTAAGTTCTATTCTAGTGCGTGCCGATAGTGGTTTTGCAACTCCTGAATTATATGAGCTATGTGAAGAACGTCGAAATTTTTATGTTATTCGATTGAAATCGAATCGCAAATTAGGCAAAATCGCTGAGCAATTTATCTCTATAGATGATCAACACGATTGGTATAGAAAAGAAGTTCACTACGCTTCTGTACTCTATCAAGCGAAGAGCTGGTCACATTCACGAAGAGTTTGTATTAAATCTACGCGTGAAGCAACAGAATTGATTGCTCGACATGAATTTATCGTAACTAATTTATCAGAAGATATTTCTGCAGAAGCGGTCTTTCAAACTTATTCTAAAAGAGGAACCATGGAAAATTATATTAAAGAGGCCAAAAATGGGTTTTATTTCGATAAAACCGACAGCCCTCGTTTCTTAGAAAATCATGCACGCATGATGGTGAGCGTACTAGCTTATAACATGGTCAATTTTATGCGTACTCTTTGTTTTACGAAAGAAACCAAAGGTTTTCAAGTATCAACCATTCGCTTGTTCTTATTTAAAGTGGCAGGTAAGCTTGTTCATTCGGGAAGGAAAACCTCTTTGAAACTCAGTTCCTCCCACGTTTATCAGAAACTCTTTCGTAAAATCTTGTGGAATATCCAGCATTTTAAATGGGAGTAG
- a CDS encoding nucleotidyltransferase produces MKSCGVVVEYNPLHNGHVYHLKKARELSGADIIIAVMSGNFLQRGEPAIVDKWSRAQMALAAGADIVIELPVAFSTQPADYFAKGAVGLLHAMKCDAICFGSETGESKDYQKLAQFLRQHMSEINRRFKENKDPGQTYAWQMDQVLKEFMPDQPVSLSMPNNILGLAYAKENLLYEKPMELYTITRLGSDYHDKELIKENFSSATAIREKLLDPMQKKDLIEELKFSMPYRSFQLVTTHPLVSWENYWPYLKYQIQVQSLEELRSVYQVTEGIEYRLKAYIQEAESFEQFISSVKNKRVSWTRLQRICVYILLQLKKEEMTDELKKPKAIHLLGFNPIGRSYLKVMKKAFSLPLIANVTKKNNNLWTLDIKAGKIYQMGRMDLIKEQDYYRQPLKFYFENDHENKA; encoded by the coding sequence ATGAAAAGTTGTGGTGTAGTTGTAGAATATAACCCCTTACACAACGGGCATGTGTATCACTTGAAAAAAGCTAGAGAATTATCAGGTGCAGATATAATTATTGCTGTTATGAGCGGAAATTTTCTGCAACGCGGGGAGCCGGCTATTGTAGATAAGTGGTCTCGAGCGCAAATGGCTTTAGCAGCTGGAGCAGATATCGTAATAGAATTACCGGTTGCTTTTAGTACACAACCAGCTGATTACTTTGCAAAAGGAGCAGTTGGATTATTGCATGCCATGAAATGTGATGCCATCTGTTTTGGTTCTGAAACAGGCGAAAGTAAAGATTATCAAAAGCTGGCTCAATTTTTAAGGCAGCACATGTCAGAGATTAATCGGCGATTTAAAGAAAACAAAGATCCGGGACAGACTTATGCTTGGCAGATGGATCAAGTTCTTAAAGAATTTATGCCTGATCAGCCTGTTTCTCTTTCAATGCCAAACAATATTTTAGGATTAGCTTATGCCAAAGAAAACTTGCTGTATGAAAAACCAATGGAACTTTACACCATAACAAGATTAGGGTCAGATTACCATGATAAAGAATTGATCAAAGAAAATTTCTCGAGTGCTACGGCCATTCGAGAAAAATTACTGGATCCTATGCAAAAAAAAGATCTGATTGAAGAATTAAAGTTCAGTATGCCCTATCGTAGTTTTCAATTAGTAACAACACATCCTTTAGTTAGTTGGGAAAACTATTGGCCGTACTTAAAATACCAAATACAAGTTCAATCGCTTGAAGAGTTACGGAGTGTTTATCAAGTAACAGAAGGTATTGAATATAGATTAAAGGCATATATTCAAGAAGCAGAAAGCTTTGAACAGTTTATTTCATCTGTGAAAAATAAAAGAGTATCGTGGACTCGTTTGCAACGTATCTGCGTATATATTCTGCTTCAATTAAAAAAAGAAGAGATGACTGATGAATTGAAGAAGCCAAAAGCCATACACTTATTAGGCTTTAATCCTATAGGAAGAAGTTATTTAAAAGTAATGAAAAAAGCTTTTTCTTTACCGTTGATAGCCAATGTAACAAAAAAGAATAATAATTTATGGACATTAGATATAAAAGCAGGTAAAATTTATCAAATGGGTCGGATGGATTTAATAAAAGAACAAGATTATTATCGTCAGCCGCTAAAATTTTATTTTGAAAATGACCATGAAAACAAAGCTTAG
- a CDS encoding DUF3397 domain-containing protein codes for MDSRTSLIMGKVILYCLPIILLALFSKPTQRHFKKQNSAIKLADLLVPFLILGIHILSQLTYGFSLIPYFLIFIFSLGIVILLIIAVKKGEILYKSFFKTYWRFVFISSIVTYYGLVAVDIVLTLN; via the coding sequence GTGGATTCTAGAACTTCTTTAATAATGGGTAAAGTAATTCTGTATTGTTTGCCCATTATTTTACTGGCTTTGTTTAGCAAACCAACACAGCGTCATTTTAAAAAACAAAATTCAGCTATTAAATTAGCAGATTTATTGGTTCCTTTTTTAATCTTAGGTATCCATATTCTTAGTCAGTTAACATATGGATTTTCTTTAATTCCATATTTTTTGATTTTTATTTTCAGTCTAGGAATTGTGATTCTTTTGATCATAGCGGTAAAAAAGGGCGAAATTTTATATAAAAGCTTTTTTAAAACTTATTGGCGTTTTGTTTTTATTAGTTCTATTGTAACTTATTACGGCTTAGTCGCAGTCGATATAGTTCTAACTTTAAATTGA
- the rsfS gene encoding ribosome silencing factor, whose amino-acid sequence MTTESIKLVETVVKAADDKRAEDIVVMDVSKISILADYFIVMHGNNEKQVKAIAEEIIDKAQESGIDVRRVEGRESSKWMLIDLGDVVVHVFHYSERSFYDLEKLWSDAPLVDITKMV is encoded by the coding sequence ATGACAACTGAAAGTATAAAATTAGTAGAAACAGTCGTTAAAGCAGCAGATGATAAAAGAGCAGAAGATATCGTAGTAATGGATGTCAGCAAGATTTCAATTTTGGCCGATTACTTTATTGTGATGCACGGAAATAATGAAAAACAAGTTAAAGCTATTGCTGAAGAGATCATCGATAAAGCTCAAGAGTCAGGAATTGATGTAAGAAGAGTGGAAGGTCGTGAATCGTCTAAATGGATGCTTATTGACCTTGGAGATGTAGTTGTACATGTCTTCCACTATTCAGAACGTTCATTCTACGATCTTGAAAAATTATGGAGTGATGCTCCATTGGTAGACATCACTAAAATGGTCTAA
- the ftsL gene encoding cell division protein FtsL gives MSSESNLARNLEIEVPFQPQTAPTPKKEKVHTPLTKRIGITKGEKLLVSTILIVLFALIAVSISLEITIASTSRTLQDTVTSITESTTVNENLEQEVQELSRYDRVYEIANKFDLDMNEKNVRNVIK, from the coding sequence ATGTCATCGGAAAGTAATTTAGCTAGAAACCTTGAAATCGAAGTGCCATTTCAGCCTCAGACAGCTCCTACTCCTAAAAAGGAAAAAGTACATACTCCTTTAACAAAAAGAATAGGTATTACAAAAGGCGAAAAATTACTCGTAAGCACTATTCTAATCGTTTTATTTGCTTTAATTGCCGTTAGTATTTCATTAGAAATAACGATTGCCAGTACGAGTCGTACGCTACAAGATACGGTGACATCTATAACCGAATCAACAACGGTTAATGAAAACTTAGAACAAGAAGTCCAAGAATTATCTCGCTATGATCGTGTATATGAAATAGCAAATAAATTCGACTTAGACATGAATGAAAAAAATGTAAGGAATGTTATAAAATGA
- the mraZ gene encoding division/cell wall cluster transcriptional repressor MraZ: MLMGEHKHNIDAKGRLIMPSKFRSDLGEKFILTRGLDGCLFGYPQESWSALEEKLKQLPLAKKEARAFTRFFYSAAVECELDKQGRINIPQTLREHAKLEKTCHIIGVSERIEIWSETRWNQVSEEAEEMFDSIAEEMIDFGF, encoded by the coding sequence ATGTTAATGGGTGAACACAAGCACAACATTGATGCAAAAGGTCGTTTGATCATGCCATCAAAATTTCGATCTGATTTAGGTGAGAAATTCATTCTCACTCGTGGATTAGATGGATGTTTGTTTGGATACCCACAAGAATCATGGTCTGCTCTTGAAGAAAAACTCAAACAACTCCCGTTAGCAAAGAAAGAAGCTCGTGCTTTTACAAGATTCTTTTACTCCGCAGCTGTTGAATGTGAATTAGATAAACAAGGAAGAATCAATATTCCTCAAACATTAAGAGAACATGCAAAACTAGAAAAAACGTGTCATATTATTGGCGTATCTGAACGCATTGAAATTTGGAGTGAAACAAGATGGAACCAAGTTTCCGAAGAGGCTGAAGAAATGTTCGACAGCATTGCTGAAGAAATGATTGATTTTGGTTTCTGA
- the rsmH gene encoding 16S rRNA (cytosine(1402)-N(4))-methyltransferase RsmH gives MTAFNHETVLLKETVDGLSLSPEGIYVDCTLGGAGHSEYLLSQLNENGHLYAFDQDERAIENAKVRLAEYVEKGMITFIKANFRFIKEELTNLGINEVDGILYDLGVSSPQLDEAERGFSYHQDAPLDMRMDTDAPLTAKEVINEWSYHDLIRIFYRYGEEKFSKQIARKIEAAREIKPIETTSELVELIKAGIPAPARRKGGHPAKRVFQAVRIAVNDELSSVEDSLEQAIDLLAIGGRISVISFHSLEDRIVKSIFKDHSKGPDLPRGLPVTPDGFLPELKLITRKPILPSEQELEVNNRSRSAKLRIAEKQNKLV, from the coding sequence ATGACAGCATTTAATCATGAAACGGTCCTATTAAAAGAAACCGTTGATGGGCTTTCGCTATCCCCAGAAGGCATATACGTCGATTGTACTTTAGGCGGAGCCGGGCATAGTGAATATTTATTATCACAATTGAATGAAAATGGGCATTTGTATGCCTTTGATCAAGACGAGCGTGCAATTGAAAACGCAAAAGTTCGGTTGGCTGAATATGTAGAAAAAGGTATGATCACTTTTATTAAGGCAAATTTTCGTTTTATAAAAGAAGAATTAACAAATTTAGGAATAAACGAAGTAGATGGAATTCTGTATGATTTAGGTGTTTCTTCCCCTCAATTAGATGAAGCAGAAAGAGGGTTTAGTTACCACCAAGATGCTCCTCTAGATATGAGGATGGACACCGATGCTCCATTAACAGCTAAAGAAGTCATCAATGAGTGGTCTTATCACGATTTGATAAGAATTTTTTACCGCTATGGGGAAGAGAAATTTTCAAAACAAATTGCTCGTAAAATTGAGGCTGCCAGGGAAATAAAACCAATCGAAACAACATCTGAATTAGTAGAATTGATTAAAGCAGGGATACCAGCACCAGCTAGAAGAAAAGGTGGCCATCCAGCAAAGCGTGTTTTTCAAGCTGTGCGAATTGCGGTTAATGATGAGTTATCTTCAGTCGAAGACTCCTTGGAACAAGCTATTGATTTATTAGCGATAGGCGGACGTATCAGTGTAATTTCTTTTCATTCATTAGAGGACCGAATCGTTAAATCTATTTTCAAAGATCACTCAAAAGGCCCTGATTTGCCACGCGGATTGCCAGTTACTCCAGATGGATTCTTACCTGAATTAAAATTGATTACCAGAAAACCTATTTTACCCTCAGAGCAAGAATTAGAAGTAAATAATCGTTCGAGAAGTGCTAAATTACGAATTGCTGAAAAACAAAATAAACTAGTGTAA
- a CDS encoding nicotinate-nucleotide adenylyltransferase — translation MSDLKEQTFSANKIQFSTEIEIDIQPKRRVGILGGTFNPPHIGHLIIADQVCHQLGLEKIYFMPSANPPHQDEKKAIDAKHRLHMVELAIEDNMVFDVEKSEIDRGGKSYTYDTLVKLKEEHPDIEYYFIIGGDMVEYLPKWYKIEDLAQLVEFVGVNRPGYPFISPYSIIWVDVPSMDISSTSLRKNLKMNCPVNYLIPEKTLNYIRQEGLYQDGK, via the coding sequence GTGAGCGACTTGAAAGAGCAAACTTTTTCTGCTAATAAAATACAATTTTCAACAGAAATAGAAATTGATATTCAGCCAAAAAGAAGAGTGGGTATCCTTGGAGGGACATTTAATCCTCCACATATCGGGCACTTGATTATTGCTGATCAGGTTTGTCATCAACTGGGTCTAGAAAAGATTTATTTTATGCCGAGTGCAAATCCACCACATCAAGATGAAAAGAAAGCAATCGATGCCAAGCATCGACTTCATATGGTTGAATTGGCTATAGAAGATAATATGGTTTTTGATGTCGAAAAATCAGAAATTGATCGTGGCGGAAAAAGTTACACGTATGATACGTTAGTGAAATTAAAGGAAGAACACCCAGATATAGAATACTATTTTATTATCGGTGGAGATATGGTTGAATACTTACCTAAATGGTACAAAATAGAAGATCTGGCTCAGCTTGTAGAATTTGTGGGGGTGAATCGTCCAGGATACCCCTTTATTAGTCCGTATTCTATTATTTGGGTCGATGTTCCTTCAATGGATATCAGTTCTACTTCCTTACGTAAAAATCTAAAAATGAACTGTCCAGTAAATTACTTGATCCCTGAAAAGACCCTTAATTATATTCGTCAGGAAGGATTGTATCAAGATGGAAAATAA
- the recQ gene encoding DNA helicase RecQ, translating to MIFIERRDTLLTKAYDVLKEIYGFSEFKTGQKEVIDKILQGKDALAIMPTGGGKSLCYQIPSLVFEGITIVVSPLISLMKDQVDALTELGIPATYLNSTLTAAEMNVRLKKAVNGDYKLIYVAPERFQTEEIFYLMHTITISMIAIDEAHCISQWGHDFRPSYLSLGESIQQLDYRPIVLALTATATPVVSNDIISLLGIHSDNRIKTGFERDNLAFQVIKGQERNRFLLDYLTVNKGQSGIVYASTRKEVERIYELLNAKNIKAGKYHGGLKEDERNSWQEKFLYDEVTVMVATNAFGMGIDKSNVRFVIHYQIPKNIEAYYQEAGRAGRDGLPSDAILLFSPQDMQIQKFFVDQSELNDELKNQEYRKIREMAQYGSTQICLQRYIVEYFGDNCDDCGRCSNCLDDREATDITLETQKVLSCVKRMGETYGKSLIMKVLTGSKDKKVTQWHFEELSTYGLMKGVPQKEITQLIDYLTAEKYLSPTDGQYPVLKLTEKAVTVLKGEMIVTRKQAKVAQKVAVDDALFDQLRELRRTFATDQKVPPYVIFSDETLHQMCVLMPQNKAGMLEVKGVGENKFEKYGEAFLTCLKQVKVTN from the coding sequence ATGATTTTTATAGAAAGGAGAGATACATTGTTAACTAAGGCTTATGATGTACTCAAAGAAATTTACGGGTTTTCAGAATTCAAAACGGGACAAAAAGAAGTCATTGATAAAATATTACAAGGAAAAGATGCCCTAGCCATTATGCCTACAGGTGGTGGGAAATCTCTTTGCTACCAAATTCCTTCTCTAGTTTTCGAAGGAATAACGATAGTTGTATCACCGCTTATTTCATTGATGAAAGATCAAGTAGACGCTTTGACCGAGTTGGGAATACCAGCCACTTATTTGAATAGTACATTGACAGCTGCCGAGATGAATGTTCGACTAAAAAAAGCAGTCAATGGAGACTACAAACTGATTTATGTTGCTCCAGAACGATTTCAGACAGAAGAAATTTTTTACTTGATGCACACTATAACCATATCAATGATAGCTATTGATGAAGCACACTGTATTTCGCAGTGGGGACATGATTTTAGGCCAAGTTATCTGTCTTTAGGAGAATCGATCCAACAATTAGATTATCGTCCAATCGTATTGGCGTTGACCGCTACAGCAACTCCAGTCGTTTCAAATGATATCATAAGTTTATTAGGCATCCATTCAGATAATCGAATCAAAACGGGATTTGAACGCGATAATCTTGCTTTTCAAGTAATTAAAGGTCAAGAACGAAATCGGTTTTTATTGGATTATCTAACAGTGAATAAAGGTCAATCAGGAATCGTTTATGCTAGTACACGTAAAGAAGTAGAACGTATTTATGAATTGCTGAATGCTAAAAATATTAAAGCTGGAAAGTATCATGGCGGGTTAAAAGAAGATGAACGTAATAGTTGGCAAGAAAAATTTCTGTATGATGAAGTAACGGTAATGGTAGCCACAAATGCATTTGGAATGGGTATCGATAAGAGCAATGTTCGTTTTGTTATTCATTATCAGATTCCTAAAAATATTGAAGCTTATTACCAAGAAGCTGGACGTGCAGGCAGGGATGGATTGCCAAGTGATGCCATTTTATTGTTTTCTCCTCAAGATATGCAAATCCAAAAATTCTTTGTTGATCAATCAGAGTTGAATGACGAATTAAAAAATCAAGAATACCGTAAAATAAGAGAAATGGCTCAATATGGCTCCACTCAGATTTGCTTGCAGCGGTATATCGTTGAATATTTTGGAGACAATTGCGACGATTGCGGAAGATGCAGCAATTGTCTAGACGATCGTGAGGCTACAGACATAACTTTAGAGACTCAAAAAGTATTATCCTGTGTCAAAAGAATGGGTGAAACTTATGGTAAGTCGTTGATCATGAAAGTGTTGACAGGATCTAAAGATAAAAAGGTGACTCAATGGCATTTTGAAGAACTTTCAACTTATGGGCTGATGAAAGGTGTACCTCAAAAAGAAATAACACAATTGATCGATTATTTAACAGCCGAAAAGTATTTATCTCCGACAGACGGTCAATACCCTGTTTTAAAATTAACAGAAAAAGCCGTTACTGTTTTAAAAGGGGAAATGATCGTCACTAGAAAACAAGCAAAAGTCGCACAAAAAGTTGCCGTTGATGATGCCCTATTTGATCAGTTGAGAGAACTGAGACGGACTTTTGCTACAGATCAAAAGGTTCCGCCTTATGTTATTTTTTCAGATGAAACGTTGCATCAAATGTGTGTCTTAATGCCTCAAAATAAAGCAGGAATGCTAGAAGTAAAAGGCGTTGGTGAAAATAAATTTGAAAAATATGGTGAAGCTTTTTTAACTTGTTTAAAGCAAGTTAAAGTAACGAATTAA
- the yhbY gene encoding ribosome assembly RNA-binding protein YhbY, translating to MKLTGKQKRFLRSEAHHLNPIFQIGKNGLNKEVIVQINEALEKRELIKVGLLQNTDEVAQEVAAVLEQEIGCNAVQVIGRVIVLFKKSTQEKYQRISNEIPRVK from the coding sequence ATGAAATTAACTGGTAAACAAAAACGTTTTTTAAGAAGTGAAGCACATCATTTGAACCCTATTTTTCAAATTGGGAAAAATGGATTAAATAAAGAGGTAATCGTTCAAATTAACGAAGCTTTAGAGAAAAGAGAATTAATCAAAGTGGGCTTGCTTCAAAATACAGATGAAGTGGCTCAAGAAGTAGCAGCTGTTCTTGAACAAGAAATCGGTTGTAATGCAGTCCAAGTGATTGGTCGCGTTATCGTATTATTTAAGAAATCTACTCAAGAAAAGTATCAACGTATTTCCAATGAAATTCCAAGAGTGAAATAA
- the rpmF gene encoding 50S ribosomal protein L32 produces the protein MAVPARKTSKAKKNRRRTHYKLEVPGMNACPNCGELKKSHHVCASCGHYDGKEVISKEA, from the coding sequence ATGGCAGTACCAGCAAGAAAAACATCAAAAGCTAAGAAAAACAGACGTCGTACTCATTATAAATTAGAAGTTCCAGGTATGAACGCATGCCCTAACTGTGGCGAATTGAAAAAAAGCCATCACGTTTGTGCATCATGTGGACATTACGATGGTAAAGAAGTAATCAGCAAAGAAGCTTAA